From one Solanum lycopersicum chromosome 12, SLM_r2.1 genomic stretch:
- the LOC138340332 gene encoding uncharacterized protein, whose amino-acid sequence MEFQDMTSNLVNRPSITIDEQKMFGRFRQMNPPTYTAFQMTGSAKQWWRDYISSKLAGSHPLSWTQFTQKVVDAAKELEIIQREGFEQREGKRNRYSGEYGGAPPRRRGYLGRGYHPQSSRPIHAAIQASESGYARHNSSSSVHTSQGSSSRPVVCGGNSGHSGSSHQPASRRGCFEFGDMGHFVRDCPRTIRHGLPQGSQASTSRAVQPPARGGAQNGRGGSPSGRGGGRGGSQSDRGRSHCYAFPGRPKAEASDSVITGIILVCHRSATVLFDPGSTYSYVSTYFSPSLDILCESLDLPIRVSTPIGDSVVVDRVYRLCTVTLMGYDTHAYLMVLDMIDFDVILGMDWLSSYHAILNCHAKTITLAMPGIPIVEWRGSLSHPSKGVISFLKARQLVQRGCLAYLAHIRDTSIETPMLEPIPVVSEFLEVFPTDLQGLPPDRDIDFCIDVEPVTRPISIPPYHMTPA is encoded by the exons atggagttCCAAGATATGACATCAAATTTGGTGAATAGACCTTCTATCactattgatgagcaaaagatgtttggaAGGTTCAGAcaaatgaatcctcctacttatactg cgtttcagatgactggatctgctaagcagtggtggagggattatattagtagtaagCTAGCTGGATCCCATCCTCTATCCTGGACTCagtttactcag aaagtggtagatgctgctaaggagttggagatTATTCAgcgtgagggatttgagcagcgaGAGGGCAAGAGGAATCGTTATTCAGGTGAATATGGTGGTGCTCCGCCTAGGAGGAGGGGTTACTTGGGCAGAGGTTATCACCCTCAGTccagcagacccattcatgcAGCTATACAAGCGTCTGAGTCTGGTTACGCTAGGCATAACTCTTCGAGCTCGGTGCATACTTCCcagggttcatcttctagacctgtAGTTTGTGGAGGGAATTCTGGTCATTCAGGTTCATCTCATCAGCCTGCGTCTCGTAGGGGCTGTTTTGAGTttggtgatatgggacactttgtgagagactgccctaggacCATACGTCATGGCTTACCTCAGGGTTCTCAGGCTTCGACTTCCAGGGCTGTACAACCTCCAGCTAGGGGTGGTGCACagaatggtagaggtggttctccttctggtcgaggtggtggtcgtggaggttcacaatctgaTAGAGGTCGTTCTCACTGCTATGCTTTTCCAGGTAGGCCAAAGGCTGAGGCTTCAGATtctgttatcacaggtattattcTGGTTTGTCATCGATCAGCTACTGTATTATTCGATCcaggctctacttattcttatgtgtccacatatttttctcctagtctagatatattatgtgagtctcttgatttgccgATACGTGTCTCTACTCCTATCGGGGATTCTGTGGTTGTAGATCGGGTGTATCGATTATGTACTGTTACCTTGATGGGGTATGACACTCATGCATATTTAATGGTCTTagatatgatagattttgatgtgattctcggtatggattggttatcttcttaccatgcaattttaaattgtcatgccaagaccattactttagctatgcctggaattcctatagtagaatggagaggttcACTTAGTCACccttctaagggtgtgatatcattccttaaggctcgtcagttggtacagagaggatgtttggcttacttggcccacattcgagatactagtattgagactcctatgcttgagcctattccagtagtgagtgaatttttaGAAGTATTTCCGACCGATTTGCAaggtcttccaccagatcgtgatattgatttttgtattgatgtggagccagtcactcggcctatttccattcctccttatcatATGACACCAGCttaa
- the LOC104645163 gene encoding uncharacterized protein has protein sequence MGDWNLEFARLCDYADVIKQTNPGSSCWVKIDKETEPGKNLFVYFYVCFHAFKQGWLEGCRNIIGFDGCLLKGACKGELLVVVGKNGNNQMYPIAWAVVDTETKHSWSWFISYLIADLNLGTGEGTYSCIVGVVTIMLRKECVLDIYGVICMLTGKEKKEGNSFGDAQMPLLKSKNNMCETFNSWILAARHKSTITMLEDIRHKMMNRHIDMIKFAETWISDITPMTRAMLERNKEYSKNYKVQWNGVNRFEISDGEYSFVVDLEKKHCDCRLWMLRGIPCPHAICAYYYLNRDPDQHVEHWLEHKVLFVLIPVLCQELCQELPKQQ, from the exons ATGGGTGATTGGAATCTGGAATTTGCCAGATTGTGTGACTATGCAGATGTGATCAAACAAACCAATCCTGGAAGCTCTTGTTGGGTAAAAATTGATAAGGAAACTGAACCAGGGAAGAacctttttgtatatttttatgtatgcTTTCATGCATTTAAGCAAGGATGGTTGGAGGGGTGTAGGAATATAATTGGATTTGATGGTTGTTTACTCAAGGGAGCTTGTAAGGGTGAATTATTAGTTGTTGTTGGAAAGAATGGGAACAATCAAATGTATCCCATTGCCTGGGCTGTTGTGGATACAGAAACAAAACATAGTTGGAGCTGGTtcataagttatttaattgCTGATCTAAACTTGGGAACTGGTGAAG GGACTTATTCCTGTATTGTTGGAGTTGTTACCATAATGCTGAGAAAAGAATGTGTGCTAGACATATATGGAGTAATTTGCATGTTAACTggaaaggagaagaaagaaggaaacagTTTTGGAGATGCTCAAATGCCTCTTTTGAAGTCAA AAAATAACATGTGTGAGACTTTCAATTCCTGGATCTTAGCTGCTAGACATAAATCAACTATTACCATGCTAGAGGATATTAGGCATAAAATGATGAACAGACACATAGACATGATCAAATTTGCTGAAACATGGATATCAGACATTACACCTATGACAAGGGCAATGCTAGAAAGAAACAAGGAGTATTCAAAGAACTATAAAGTTCAATGGAATGGGGTGAATCGTTTTGAGATTAGTGATGGGGAATACTCATTTGTTGTTGACTTGGAGAAGAAGCATTGTGACTGTAGGTTGTGGATGTTGAGAGGTATTCCTTGCCCTCATGCTATTTGTGCTTATTATTACTTGAATCGAGATCCTGATCAACATGTAGAGCACTG